The following coding sequences are from one Pelmatolapia mariae isolate MD_Pm_ZW linkage group LG4, Pm_UMD_F_2, whole genome shotgun sequence window:
- the pecam1a gene encoding platelet endothelial cell adhesion molecule, giving the protein MGSRPPGLLFLTSLLHIWHCAGGQGSYTIDTVRLTIEPRNTVQTGTAVRLRCQVSVSHSNIPNLIHSFQLTQDDVPIYTNNATEDTVEYKINPARAADSGNYECRVSVKNKTKASNSQKLDVKGLQTPTLHLTTLSPYENEEFKATCSAPEEKGPLIFQFYQSFRTGSPEVIKQLSQGGNSSTATLRLSHIGDCILYCDYEIRLVSGNQKSNSSKKVELIVKALHITPVINILPSDNLSEGDIIEVVCRVVNPPSNTEVFLTKDKVILKQVRAAALSHKFTVREDDSGELVCKAEWGSVQKETSKRITVRSLFSKPQLTVAPTDVVEGDYFKLTCSVSIHDSSKIDNKTMQYSIFKDNAEVANTTTYVTVAQLSASGNYTCNATSDSLTRTIVKESQKHVVKVKVPVSEPVLSVVGGTLFLGKPFLLSCYSQRGTLPIKYTLYQPRIPSNIKVVSKRGEKAIFNLTSITQISDIKKILCHAKNSQLKPPMVGTGEQLLKSSDIIEPVSKPHLTTEPRMEDISEGYNITLVCSVQRGSFPINFTWYSERKGYLDSKISWKLKASQSISNVKGDHAGGYYCLCTNPAAETERSATIIIGVKMAGWKKGLIAVFCLLFVMAIILFLFYKKRLPKLKKRRTGTLSVKAASTKVERMSLTQAEVNEAANATPGMMGKSIWSEHVSGSESDDNCSTNTLEKPENQYSEDQLRQADPSRVPVKQGTDTVHGEVRNSQQGAQELADAASVEYAELNHDTNHQSDPSDHGYHSDPSNHGYHIANGDQPNDNSVSINCANDGE; this is encoded by the exons CATACACCATAGATACTGTTCGCCTCACAATCGAACCCAGGAACACAGTTCAGACTGGGACAGCAGTGAGGCTACGCTGCCAGGTCAGCGTCAGTCACAGCAACATCCCTAACCTGATACACAGTTTCCAGCTCACACAGGACGATGTTCCTATCTACACCAACAACGCCACAGAAGACACGGTCGAGTATAAGATCAACCCAGCCAGAGCTGCCGACTCTGGAAATTATGAATGTCGAGTCTCAGTCAAGAACAAGACCAAAGCCAGCAACAGCCAGAAACTGGACGTGAAAG GCTTGCAGACCCCCACTCTACATTTGACTACTTTATCACCCTATGAGAATGAGGAGTTTAAAGCCACCTGTAGTGCTCCAGAGGAGAAAGGACCCCTCATTTTCCAGTTTTACCAGAGCTTTAGGACCGGTTCCCCTGAGGTCATAAAGCAGCTGTCACAGGGGGGAAACTCATCAACGGCTACACTGAGACTGAGTCACATCGGAGACTGTATCCTCTACTGTGACTATGAAATCCGCTTGGTTTCCGGAAACCAAAAGTCAAACAGTAGCAAAAAGGTTGAACTCATAGTCAAAG CACTCCACATCACCCCCGTCATAAATATACTTCCCTCCGATAATCTCTCTGAGGGTGATATAATTGAAGTGGTCTGCAGAGTTGTCAATCCTCCGAGCAACACTGAAGTGTTCTTGACAAAAGACAAAGTGATCCTCAAGCAGGTCAGAGCTGCAGCCTTGAGTCATAAATTCACTGTACGAGAGGATGACTCTGGAGAGCTTGTGTGCAAAGCAGAGTGGGGCAGTGTGCAGAAAGAAACCTCAAAAAGAATCACAGTCAGAT CACTGTTTTCAAAGCCACAGCTGACTGTGGCGCCCACAGACGTAGTTGAAGGAGACTACTTCAAATTGACCTGCTCTGTTAGCATTCATGATTCCAGTAAGATCGACAATAAAACCATGCAGTACTCAATCTTCAAAGATAACGCTGAAGTCGCAAATACTACCACGTATGTGACTGTGGCACAACTTTCTGCAAGTGGCAACTACACCTGTAATGCCACGTCTGATTCTCTGACACGCACTATTGTGAAGGAGAGCCAAAAACATGTCGTTAAGGTCAAAG TTCCTGTTTCAGAGCCTGTGCTGTCTGTGGTGGGAGGTACGCTGTTTCTGGGAAAGCCCTTCCTGTTGAGTTGTTACAGTCAGAGAGGCACTCTGCCCATCAAGTACACCCTGTATCAACCTCGTATACCAAGCAACATAAAAGTTGTGAGCAAGCGTGGTGAAAAGGCTATCTTCAACCTCACATCCATCACCCAaatatcggacataaaaaaaattctttgcCATGCAAAAAACAGTCAACTAAAGCCTCCCATGGTAGGAACAGGAGAGCAACTACTAAAATCGTCCGACATCATAG AACCTGTGTCAAAACCACATTTGACCACTGAGCCCAGGATGGAGGACATCTCTGAGGGTTACAATATAACTCTTGTCTGCTCTGTTCAGAGAGGTAGTTTTCCCATTAACTTTACCTGGTACAGTGAGCGAAAAGGTTACCTTGATTCCAAGATCTCCTGGAAACTGAAAGCATCTCAAAGCATCAGCAATGTCAAAGGAGATCATGCTGGAGGATACTACTGTCTGTGCACAAACCCAGCTGCAGAGACCGAGCGGAGTGCCACCATCATAATTGGAG TGAAGATGGCTGGCTGGAAGAAAGGTCTTATTGCAGTCTTTTGCCTCCTCTTCGTAATGGCCATCATCCTCTTTCTTTTCTACAAAAAACGTCTCCCCAAATTAAAGAAAAGACGCACCGGCACCCTATCAGT GAAGGCAGCCAGCACCAAAGTAGAGCGAATGAGCCTCACCCAGGCAGAGGTTAACGAAGCCGCAAATG CAACTCCAGGCATGATGGGAAAAAGTATTTGGAGTGAACATGTATCAGGCTCGG AGTCTGATGACAACTGTAGTACAAACACTCTAGAAAAGCCAGAAAATCAGTACAGTGAGGATCAGCTGAGACAGGCAGATCCCAGCAGAG TTCCGGTGAAACAGGGCACAGACACAGTACACGGTGAAGTACGCAACTCCCAGCAAG GTGCTCAAGAGCTGGCTGATGCT GCGTCCGTGGAATATGCAGAACTGAATCATGATACCAATCACCAAAGCGACCCCAGTGACCATGGTTACCACAGTGACCCCAGTAACCATGGTTACCACATCGCCAATGGTGACCAGCCAAATGACAATAGTGTTAGCATTAACTGCGCTAACGACGGGGAATGA